In the Populus trichocarpa isolate Nisqually-1 chromosome 1, P.trichocarpa_v4.1, whole genome shotgun sequence genome, ACAGAACGCGCTTTATACTTGTACAAGAGAGCAAATACAGCAGAGCACACAGAACAATGAGGCAGTGTACCTGTATTCCATATAGACCATCCCGTTTGCACCTGACATGACACTCATGGATCCCATATAGCGACGGGCTTTGTGAAGAGCTATGTCATCTGCATCCTCGTCTAGCTGTTCTAAACCAACAGCATCATCTCCAGCACTCAAAACCTGATGAGTCAAACAGTCAAAAATTggattcaaaaatcaaatgatcaatCAAACAgtcaaaactaaaagagaaatacCTTCGCAAGAAGTCCCAATTGATCCTCAAGACTGTTATAGCTCAAATCAGCTCCTGAATCAGCTGGAGGCAAGCTTGTTATCACCTGTCAAAGGTATATCCGTCAGAAGCCAACTACACAAATACTGATATCTATATGTATGATAGCCAACACAGAACAAAACGTGCTGCATCATATCAGTTTTGAGTTTAATGCAAACCtaggctaaaaaaataaagccttattttaaagagaaaattcaACCAGGGTAGATTCCAATTGCAACCACTGGCAAAGCAGAGTTACGCAACTACTACATAACATGTAAAAGTTGTCAGCAAGTTACACCCATAGAAAGGGAAGGAGCGTTTGAATCATGTCTAGATCCCTGTACAAGCACATTGGCATTCAATTGTGAGCATGTCAAACATTTGCTTCAAATATGTCATCTCAAATTGCAGCATACTACATGCCAGATATGAAACATCTATAACAAATACTTAACATGTATAACAGTGGTGCTGTGCACGTTCCCAATTCACTGTCGAAATGAAAAGGTTTCAACTAGATTTTCCTTTCGAGAAAGAATATCACATAAGAAGATTTACCTTGAAGCTATAACCTTGATCGATCAGAAACTGTTGTCTTTTGGTTGAATAGTACATCTCCTGCACACACAGAGAACTATTTAGGGTATCAAGCTTGACCAAAAACATGAATAATCTGGAGGGGCATGAGCCCTGTCAAGGAAGAACTTTCTGGTGGCTTCGGTGGCTTCTATGCTAATATACAGCAACAGTGTAAAtactttttcataaaatttatttccaaTTTGGAGGACGCCTTGTACTCCAATTCTTACactctttcttttccttaccaggaaaaaaaaacatcttaggTAAGATATACTTCTCCAACTACTGTCAGCATCAATCATCTGTGGTTAGGAATATTCAGATTTCAGAAgtttagaagaaagaaaatcagtGCTTACCTGTGTATCAGTAGATACAAGAGAATAGAAGAAAGCATTATACTCTTCTTTGCCTCCTGCCATTCTATCTTGAAGTTTACCCTGTCAATggacataaaacaaaattcaagacGTTATGGATAGGAGACTTAGGAAAGAAGCAGCGTCACGACAATTAAAACAACCTTGGGCTGGTTGGTTATAATCACTAAGAAACAAAACTCTGCGTGTGCATGGCTTCTTTCTGATAACAAAGGCCTAAATTCCATAAatcattatttcaaaacaacccATACGTGAATGGACCATAAGATGCTAAAAATTAGCTAGATCTCACAGATCAAATCAGTTATTGCTCGAGTCATGGCCATAGAAACAGTTTTTCAATGAAGTAGAAGTTAAAACTAATGCAGGAGCTGCttgtttagtttttcttattgttttggcTTTCTCATTTAGTTTACCAATCCTTGGGTTCTTTGATTCTCTTTTCTCTACTAGTAATATAGCTTTTAATAGTGATTCCTTCTCCAATAAGGATTGGGAATAGGCCTAGAAGTAGTATAAATAAGGCTGCCTCGGCTCTTATACAGAGATGTTATACTTTTTATCAAGCAATTTACGCTTTAGAGGTTTCTCTACAGATGCTAAAACTCTATCTCTTGTTCCAGCTTCAACTTTCTCCTAGTTATTGCCATTATTTTACTGTTCTTtgctgtttttttaaatttatctttcccACCCTACGTCAAAAACTAATCATTCTTCAATCAGGTACATGATTACACTCCGTAAAACCAGTGTTTAAATCTACATGTGCAAAATCTTCCAAAAAGTTGTGAATCACCCAGCTGAatccaagaaaagaagaagaaactgcATAACCGACCTTTGCTCTCAGAATACGACCCAATCGTTGAGCTTCTTGTCGTCTTGAACCAGCATGTGATGATATCTGGATTATCACATTTGCCTCGGGAATATCTATCGAGTTATCACCAACctgtaaataaaatagaatcaaTCAGGATAAGCTGCTCAGTTCTTATTGACACTCAGTTCTCAGCAGTAAATAGTTTCCACAAGCAAGTCTCTAGCATCCACCCAAATGACAGTAAAATCAGTAATTACATATGGATAGAGGACAAGACCAAATAAGAACTCATTAATTCATATCTGCTTTAATGCAAAACcacttttatttcttcttcttttttccccacTGAATGACTGAGGGCAAATACTTAGAGAAAATTGTACAGACTAGACAAACCAACCTTACTTGACTGACTGTTTAGTGAAATGATGCAATAGTTAAAGATGGATACCTTAGACAAGAAGACGGTATTTACTTCACTACTAGTTTTGAACGCATGGAGAATTTTTGTCCTCTCAGCATGGCTGCATATTGCACAACATGTTCGCAGTTAATAATATGAAACATGAAGAGTTGAAGCTAGCTTCTACAGCAATTGTGCCAATAAATCACCTGGTTGCACCATAGATCATAGGCTTGTGAAGTTTCATTGCATACTCTGTGAGTGCAAAAAGATTATCAGCAAACACAATTATCTTATCACGACGCTGCTCTTCATGAAATCTTATAAGAAATTCGCATGCCCTGAATTTGTTAGGATTCATCACATAAAGTGCCTGAAATTGTAAGAGAGCCATTAAAATGTCAGCAGAAAAGAACGTTGGCCAAAGAGAAGCACGGTGTATAAGTAGCAATTGACTAGCAAACCTGCTTcttctttgaattttctttctttagatACTCAGCGAAAAACTCTTTCGTCATTGGGCACCATACTTCAGCACACTGCACATTTGCGATGAAACCCCCTTTGACTAGATCCAACCAGTTTGCTTCATATAGTTTAGGACCAATAAGGAAGTTCAGATCGGTAATCCTTTCATCCTCTCTCACAAGTGTTGCTGTTGTTGGATAAACCAGTTAGACTTGCTAGTCAATATAAGACAAAGGCTGAACGAGAGAGATGCAACTGAAAGAACATACCAGTAAGCCCAAGTTTGCAATGAGATTTAGTGATGCTGATAACTTTACGAAACATATGAGCGGGAACGACATGGACCTAAACAAAGAAACATGTATTCAGCCCAAATGTGTACAGAAGTTGACAACATACTCTCTGCACAATTACCTCATCCATTAGAAGAAGTCCCCACTCCctatttcttatttcttcaaTAATCTTTTCAGATTCTTCTGATCGTTTTCCACCAAAAGCAACCATGTTATATGTTGTCACCACAACCCCAGCATTTCCCTTGAATCGTTCTTTGCTGTCAGATGTAAAACGACAAATTTGATCCTGTGAAATGTCTGACCAGAGCGAGAATTGAAAGGCCCATTGATCAACAGAAACAGCATTTGTTGCTAAACAGAGGCAACTTTTCTTTATTCGACAAGCTGCAGAAACACCAACTAGAGACTTTCCGGCTCCACATGGAAGAACAATAATGCCAGATCTTGCTCTGCCTGAAATATCAACCATCATGATTCAGTCATATGGTTCAGTCAATCCATGCTTAAGTGTTTTATATccaattaagagaataaaaatcGGAGAACAATAAACACGCCTTAAAGTTGGATTCAGCAAAGTACAATTTAATTGCAATCCTAAGATCATTTTACCATTTCCAAACATTTTACTGAGGCTTTTCTCTTGATATGGTCGTGGTTGTGCATGAGGCTTTAATTCCATATTCAGGTCAGGATTGACCTGCAGCATCAAAAGAGCATTAGCTACAGTTGAAAACTTGATGTGTATACTCAAAAAAGAACTGATTCTGTAAAGTTGTTGCAGAGCTTCCACAAACAGCATCCCCAATTATTCACATTTTCCAACAAGACCACTACTAATCTAGTCATGAATTCATTTTGATATCTACTGTATACTAATTCCATGCTAAACATTCAAGGCTTGTTGATGAAAAATCAAAGGAGGGGGGTAAAAGTTATTTACAGTGTCATTTCTGAAATCATACTCCTCCAACATTGGATAATTTAAAGCATTTGGCAAGCACCGCTGCTTAACATTTTCAACCTGTCAGAAGGAGAGACAACACAAGATTAACATAATTTGGCAAATTCACCTCAAACAATGAAACAGCATAACCATGCACACAGTGCACTACCTGTGAAGGGTCAACTTCAAATGAGtgagtttctttttcttctgcTGCAGCAGCCAATTCTGCTTCATTCAATAATCCATCATGACTAGTTCCAATTTCCCCCGCAGCTTTGCTAATTGTAAATCCCTCAGTTCCATGTGAACTCTACAGGTTTgtagaattataaataatttcaagatCAACTCATAGGGCACAACAATGATAATGGGAGGAATGCTACTACAATCTAAGAAACCTGGAGAGAAACAATGAAAGCATACACATCCATGAAATAAGTAACTCTGAGCTATTCCAAAATCATGTGAGACTATTCAATTCAATGAAATTCGTGTGATAATAACCTTCAACTATTTCAACTCATCCTAAAATACTGAATTCAATCAAATTAAGAATACAGACCTCGGGTTGAATCCTTGCTTTAGCTATAACTTCATCCTTGAGCAACTTCTTTAATACCTATAAAGACCACAAAGAAAGAGAAACACACGAATATCAAATATACATAACACTAACCAGAGAAAGAGGGGGAAAGCCAGAAACAAAAAACCAACTTGCCTCGGTAAATGGGGATTCAATGAAGTACCGATTCTTCTTAAGCACGAGCTTTACTTTACCGTAATTAGCGGTAGAACCATGTATAAAATCAATCATCTCTTTCGGCAACTTGGTCTTCGACAACttattcaaaactgaaattattGTTTCAGTCTCTAAACCCACCGACACCGCAGCATACAAGGAATGTGGAGTCAAATTATACTCGTGCATTGACTCGGGCCTATAATCAAACATCTCAAAATCTCAAATCACACAtgaaattaatatcaattagtACTCATGCGTTTTATGGGTCATAAGCTATACCTGCAAACAGGCTCGGCAATGGCAATGAGAAAATCATAAGCTTGCTTATACAAAGAAGAGAAAGTCTCAAGGAAAATTCGTCCATCTGCACAAGCCCATAATGGGCGATTCGCGTGATCGGGCTTCAATTCCAATTTGCTAAAATCcctcttttttccttctgtctcgccttcaaaatcaataacaacaaTGGGTTTCAATTCACTAGCATAAACCCATTatcaacactaaaaaaacaaagaaaaaaatcaggcTAGATTCTCAATACCATCGCGAAAGTCATCCCCAGCTTCTTCAGGGTAAAAAGCATCATCTTCAGCCACTGAGCTTCTATAATCATCCTGTAACCATCACAAAGCAAGAATTAAGTAATTGAAAAGGTCGGATATGTAAGAAATTGAAGATAGATTAAAGGgcgaaaaataaaactttttttattcacctttgttgtgaatttgaatttcttatttgGTCGACCACTTTTATCACCTGAAACAGAAATTTAGTAGATTAAACCAAAGTCAACAAAGATCTGTCTCACTGATTAAAACATTATTACAGAATCTTAtgttttgttagattttttcCGTTCATTACCGTGTcccatgtttttgttttgttagcgTTAGGAAAGGGTTGTTTTCAGAACCTGGGAATGAACTGCCACGAGAACCTTATATATAAGAGAGGAGACCACCGCTTCCATGCGGTGGAATCCGAGTTGCTGTTTGTTTATAGGGTAGCGGGTGGCCTATGGGCTTCGAGCTAGGTCGGTGTTGTGGGCTTGAGCTGTACGTGTTGAAAAACATGGTTTTCTAGATAATGCATACTCCCTGTCGACCCATctacctgtttgttttttattttaaaagttttttaaaaaaattatttttttatttaaattaattttttttagtattttatattgttttgatgtgataatatcaaaaaaatttaaaaataaaaaatatatattattttgatatattttcagcatagttattaaacccgacccggGGGTTGACCTGGCCAAGGAGCCAGGTctcgggtttcatgggtcagcCCAGATCAACccggaaaattaaaaaaattaaagttttaatattttatataaaaaaattaagaaaaaaatctatgtaaatataggttatacgtattgtaaataatgaagtttaaaagaatattttaaaaaacaatttatcccacattaaaaagatattatgttaagcttttaagttaaagtattttgaaccaaaaaagtttcttatctcacattgaaaaaacatagcttttttcttgtgaacatagagtatatatactaatgggttttaaatcccacattgaaaaaacataatttttttcttgtgaacatagagtatatatactaacgAGTTTccaatcccacattgaaaaaacataacttttttcttgggaacatagagtatatatactaatggatttcaaatccaacgttgaaaaaacatagttttttttcttgtgaacatagagtatatatattaatgtatttcaaatcccacattgaaaaatgtaacttttttcttgggaacatagagtatatataataatgagtttcaaatcccacattaaaaagatactatgttatcattttaagttgaattatttaaaccaaaaagttttttatctcacattaaaaaaatataatttttttcttgagaatatagaatatatatattaatggatttgaaatcccacatttgaagaaaaaaaaaaccgggtcttGGCCGGGTCTCGCTCGGGTCACGGGTtaacccgccgggtcgaccgggttggACCAGGTCATTGCACTGACCGGTCTTTTGACAAACTCAGGCCAGTCCAGCCTCTGGGTCGgtcgggtcccgggtcgacccgccgggccgatccgagtttaataactatgattttcaaacaaaaaaaattaaaaaaaaaaacaattattatcgtAATATCATACAAGCTCTAAATCATGAGCTTGTATGATATTGcggtaataattgtttttaaaaaaaatttacctgaaaatacatcaaaataatatatattttttattttttaattttttttgatttattggttcatatattttattaatttatttttttaattataaacaatatcttttcatttcatGATAATCAAAAATCTATGatgttgaaactttatttttttatgttaaaaattaacttgaaattatccTCGCAATAGACTATTACTAGTTACatgccccgcgcgatgccgcgggtcaattattttttgcattttaaaaatagccaagatctaaaagtgttaggtttttttgcaaagttatatccaagaatctcaggtttggttgcaacgcctgacccaagagtaatgtttataatattaataataacattaaacttgggttaacccttagcataaaagtgtctggactgcaataccagacccaatagcattggacgtgggtctggctgcaaggtcgtatcataaaagtgtgataattaaatagattagttaaaaagaaaaaaaaccaacaggaagaaaaaaactaatgaaaaaaaagaaaaaaaaatgaattaattgggttaacccttcaaaccaggttaacccgtcataccttgaattcgcatcgtgaaagtttgataattaaaaataaaaaaacaaattaatgggttaacccaaaattaactaggctaactcgtcaaaccaggttaacctgtcaaacccggaatccgtgtaatgaaagtttgataactaaatagaaaaaaatttaacatcaatttaaattaaacgaaaaaaattaattaaaaaaaaaaggcatcagccttttcactgtggactgtacTGTGCAGTTCAtagtcaaaggcataaaaaaaaactaaaggcgtcagccgagaactacttagaaaaaaatttaatattaataaactaaattaattaaataaataaaattaaaaagaaaaaataaaagaaaaaaaacctctaagaagaaaaaaaactaaatagaaagaaatttaacattaacaaactaaactaaacgaaaaaaataattaaaaagaaaaaaaagcaaaaaaaaataaaattaaggttaactcgtcaaaccaagttaacccgttaaacccgggatccgtgtcatgaatgtctggtaactaaataaaaaaaagtgaacattaacaaactgaactaaacaaaaaaaattaattaaaaagaaaaaaaatccgggttaactcgtcaaaccatgttaacctgttaaactcagtatttgtgtcatgaaagtctgataactaaataaaaaaaatttaacattaataaactaaattaaacaaaaatatttatgaaaataataattaaaaaaaaaattgacgggtcaacccagaattaactgggttcacccgtgaaaccaggttaacccgtgaaactcgggatatgtgtcatgaaagtctaataactaaatagaaagaaatttaacattaacaaactaaactaaatgaaaaaaattaattaaaaaaaacaaagaaagaag is a window encoding:
- the LOC7472752 gene encoding general transcription and DNA repair factor IIH helicase subunit XPB1 isoform X2, whose amino-acid sequence is MGHGDKSGRPNKKFKFTTKDDYRSSVAEDDAFYPEEAGDDFRDEGKKRDFSKLELKPDHANRPLWACADGRIFLETFSSLYKQAYDFLIAIAEPVCRPESMHEYNLTPHSLYAAVSVGLETETIISVLNKLSKTKLPKEMIDFIHGSTANYGKVKLVLKKNRYFIESPFTEVLKKLLKDEVIAKARIQPESSHGTEGFTISKAAGEIGTSHDGLLNEAELAAAAEEKETHSFEVDPSQVENVKQRCLPNALNYPMLEEYDFRNDTVNPDLNMELKPHAQPRPYQEKSLSKMFGNGRARSGIIVLPCGAGKSLVGVSAACRIKKSCLCLATNAVSVDQWAFQFSLWSDISQDQICRFTSDSKERFKGNAGVVVTTYNMVAFGGKRSEESEKIIEEIRNREWGLLLMDEVHVVPAHMFRKVISITKSHCKLGLTATLVREDERITDLNFLIGPKLYEANWLDLVKGGFIANVQCAEVWCPMTKEFFAEYLKKENSKKKQALYVMNPNKFRACEFLIRFHEEQRRDKIIVFADNLFALTEYAMKLHKPMIYGATSHAERTKILHAFKTSSEVNTVFLSKVGDNSIDIPEANVIIQISSHAGSRRQEAQRLGRILRAKGKLQDRMAGGKEEYNAFFYSLVSTDTQEMYYSTKRQQFLIDQGYSFKVITSLPPADSGADLSYNSLEDQLGLLAKVLSAGDDAVGLEQLDEDADDIALHKARRYMGSMSVMSGANGMVYMEYSTGQKGGKGQIKGKPKDPAKRHYLFKRRFG
- the LOC7472752 gene encoding general transcription and DNA repair factor IIH helicase subunit XPB1 isoform X1, which translates into the protein MGHGDKSGRPNKKFKFTTKDDYRSSVAEDDAFYPEEAGDDFRDGETEGKKRDFSKLELKPDHANRPLWACADGRIFLETFSSLYKQAYDFLIAIAEPVCRPESMHEYNLTPHSLYAAVSVGLETETIISVLNKLSKTKLPKEMIDFIHGSTANYGKVKLVLKKNRYFIESPFTEVLKKLLKDEVIAKARIQPESSHGTEGFTISKAAGEIGTSHDGLLNEAELAAAAEEKETHSFEVDPSQVENVKQRCLPNALNYPMLEEYDFRNDTVNPDLNMELKPHAQPRPYQEKSLSKMFGNGRARSGIIVLPCGAGKSLVGVSAACRIKKSCLCLATNAVSVDQWAFQFSLWSDISQDQICRFTSDSKERFKGNAGVVVTTYNMVAFGGKRSEESEKIIEEIRNREWGLLLMDEVHVVPAHMFRKVISITKSHCKLGLTATLVREDERITDLNFLIGPKLYEANWLDLVKGGFIANVQCAEVWCPMTKEFFAEYLKKENSKKKQALYVMNPNKFRACEFLIRFHEEQRRDKIIVFADNLFALTEYAMKLHKPMIYGATSHAERTKILHAFKTSSEVNTVFLSKVGDNSIDIPEANVIIQISSHAGSRRQEAQRLGRILRAKGKLQDRMAGGKEEYNAFFYSLVSTDTQEMYYSTKRQQFLIDQGYSFKVITSLPPADSGADLSYNSLEDQLGLLAKVLSAGDDAVGLEQLDEDADDIALHKARRYMGSMSVMSGANGMVYMEYSTGQKGGKGQIKGKPKDPAKRHYLFKRRFG